A part of Saccharomyces cerevisiae S288C chromosome XIV, complete sequence genomic DNA contains:
- the MSG5 gene encoding tyrosine/serine/threonine protein phosphatase MSG5 (Dual-specificity protein phosphatase; maintains low levels of both basal and induced cell integrity pathway signaling by dephosphorylation of the Slt2p MAPK; reciprocally regulated by Slt2p through phosphorylation; minor role with Ptp2p in the adaptive response to pheromone through the dephosphorylation of the Fus3p MAPK with major contribution by Ptp3p; inhibits the nuclear accumulation of Fus3p; two isoforms exist as the result of alternative translation initiation starts), with product MQFHSDKQHLDSKTDIDFKPNSPRSLQNRNTKNLSLDIAALHPLMEFSSPSQDVPGSVKFPSPTPLNLFMKPKPIVLEKCPPKVSPRPTPPSLSMRRSEASIYTLPTSLKNRTVSPSVYTKSSTVSSISKLSSSSPLSSFSEKPHLNRVHSLSVKTKDLKLKGIRGRSQTISGLETSTPISSTREGTLDSTDVNRFSNQKNMQTTLIFPEEDSDLNIDMVHAEIYQRTVYLDGPLLVLPPNLYLYSEPKLEDILSFDLVINVAKEIPNLEFLIPPEMAHKIKYYHIEWTHTSKIVKDLSRLTRIIHTAHSQGKKILVHCQCGVSRSASLIVAYIMRYYGLSLNDAYNKLKGVAKDISPNMGLIFQLMEWGTMLSKNSPGEEGETVHMPEEDDIGNNEVSSTTKSYSSASFRSFPMVTNLSSSPNDSSVNSSEVTPRTPATLTGARTALATERGEDDEHCKSLSQPADSLEASVDNESISTAPEQMMFLP from the coding sequence ATGCAATTTCACTCAGATAAGCAGCATTTGGACAGTAAAACCGACATCGATTTCAAGCCAAACTCACCGCGTTCCTTACAAAATAGgaataccaaaaatttaTCTTTAGATATAGCAGCACTCCATCCATTAATGGAATTCTCATCGCCAAGCCAAGATGTGCCAGGTTCAGTAAAATTCCCATCGCCGACACCTTTGAATCTATTTATGAAGCCCAAACCTATTGTGTTGGAGAAATGTCCACCAAAAGTAAGTCCAAGGCCAACGCCACCATCGCTGTCGATGAGGCGAAGCGAGGCCTCTATATACACACTACCAACATCTTTGAAGAACCGAACTGTTTCTCCAAGCGTGTATACAAAATCATCCACAGTATCGTCTATCAGTAAGctgtcatcatcatcaccgTTATCGTCATTTTCAGAAAAACCTCATCTGAATAGAGTCCATTCATTATCCGTGAAAACTAAAGACTTGAAGTTGAAGGGAATTAGAGGACGTTCTCAAACGATCTCAGGGTTAGAGACATCCACGCCAATTTCTAGTACTCGTGAAGGTACTTTAGATAGTACGGATGTCAACAGATTTTCTAACCAAAAGAATATGCAAACAACATTGATTTTCCCGGAGGAGGACTCGGATCTGAATATTGATATGGTGCATGCAGAGATTTATCAACGAACGGTTTATTTAGATGGACCATTGCTGGTACTGCCGCCTAATTTGTATCTATATTCAGAACCCAAACTAGAAGATATATTATCGTTTGATTTAGTCATTAATGTTGCCAAAGAAATACCGAACCTGGAGTTTTTAATACCGCCGGAAATGGCacataaaataaaatattaccATATTGAATGGACACACACATCCAAGATCGTCAAGGACTTATCCCGATTGACACGCATTATACATACCGCTCATTCGCAAGGCAAGAAAATACTCGTACACTGTCAGTGTGGAGTATCAAGATCGGCGTCATTGATTGTGGCGTATATCATGCGATATTATGGCTTGAGTTTAAATGATGCATACAATAAGCTGAAAGGTGTTGCTAAGGATATAAGTCCAAACATGGGTCTCATCTTCCAACTTATGGAATGGGGAACCATGTTGTCCAAGAACTCACCGGGCGAAGAAGGAGAGACTGTTCACATGCCTGAGGAAGATGACATCGGAAACAACGAAGTTTCCTCGACTACGAAGTCCTACTCTTCTGCGTCCTTTAGAAGTTTTCCCATGGTAACGAATCTATCATCGTCGCCGAATGACAGTTCTGTCAATTCTTCGGAAGTAACGCCAAGAACTCCTGCTACGTTGACTGGAGCAAGGACCGCACTGGCCACAGAACGCGGGGAAGATGATGAGCACTGTAAAAGTTTGTCTCAACCCGCAGATTCACTGGAAGCTTCTGTGGACAACGAATCAATATCTACTGCCCCGGAACAGATGATGTTTCTTCCTTAA
- the COG5 gene encoding Golgi transport complex subunit COG5 (Component of the conserved oligomeric Golgi complex; a cytosolic tethering complex (Cog1p through Cog8p) that functions in protein trafficking to mediate fusion of transport vesicles to Golgi compartments): MTIAPMANDLEDFESLLEPDFDAKQFGNDLLKATNNNDTTILDLNTPLKKLNYDLHEIDSRIDQLMNSNPLEIIELIYKNEHVNSTIVGELKPSLGYMNMSYDRLKNQVLDPYERARKVQLALSKVYQTSFLLRGALLYIHLSNKLNALSKTAQLSTSTAINLASLHYQLEITLEENKNLKSLRKIKQLDQDIVSPNKRELITFLSLQMCKECLNSIKIKSNKEIISQLAYSLYLLSSQEFESAINKIVLSNVTMSSQILSKILNSIRMFPDAFNEVVEKGYNIYILETLLQNIKTDNVTNSSRSIAANKSRLGNLLSEYTSMKSKAGSGTPRDLFWSKVSSAFKKDFDISVNRGGPVGKSLLKNKDFIINTMKQSMKKSSDNSDYQSYLDVMLNSVSISLNK; the protein is encoded by the coding sequence ATGACAATAGCGCCAATGGCAAACGATTTAGAAGATTTTGAGTCTCTGCTGGAGCCTGATTTTGATGCTAAACAATTTGGTAATGACTTACTGAAGGCTACTAATAACAATGACACAACCATTTTAGACCTTAACACGCCTCTTAAAAAGCTAAACTATGATCTACATGAGATTGACTCTAGAATAGACCAATTGATGAATAGCAACCCATTGGAGATAATAGAGTTaatttacaaaaatgaaCACGTCAATTCAACCATAGTTGGTGAGTTGAAACCAAGTTTGGGATATATGAATATGTCGTACGATAGACTAAAGAATCAAGTTCTAGATCCTTATGAAAGAGCGAGGAAAGTCCAACTAGCGTTGAGTAAAGTTTACCAAACATCTTTTCTCTTGCGCGGAGCATTGCtttatattcatttatCAAACAAATTAAACGCACTGTCTAAAACAGCCCAACTAAGCACATCAACAGCTATTAATTTAGCCTCCTTACACTACCAACTTGAAATtactttggaagaaaataaaaatctaAAATCCTTGCGGAAAATTAAACAATTAGATCAGGACATTGTTTCCCCCAACAAAAGAGAGTTAATAACATTTTTGTCTTTACAAATGTGTAAAGAGTGCTTGAACTCTATTAAAATCAAATCgaacaaagaaataatatCTCAGCTGGCCTACTCCTTATATCTACTTTCATCTCAAGAATTCGAGTCTGCAATAAACAAGATTGTACTATCTAATGTTACAATGAGCTCACAAATCctatcaaaaattttaaattctATCAGGATGTTTCCTGATGCGTTCAATGAAgttgttgaaaaaggttATAACATCTACATTTTAGAAACACTACTACAGAACATCAAAACGGATAATGTTACGAATTCCTCGAGATCTATTGCTGCTAATAAATCACGCCTTGGCAATCTTTTATCAGAATATACCTCAATGAAGAGTAAAGCAGGTTCTGGTACACCGAGAGATCTGTTTTGGAGCAAAGTTTCATCTGCCTTCAAAAAGGACTTTGATATATCTGTTAATAGAGGAGGCCCTGTGGGCAAGTCGctgttaaaaaataaagattttATTATAAACACTATGAAGCAAAgtatgaaaaaatcttctGATAATAGTGATTACCAAAGCTACTTGGATGTAATGCTAAACTCAGTATCTATTTCTCTAAATAAGTGA
- a CDS encoding uncharacterized protein (hypothetical protein; YNL050c is not an essential gene) yields MSEFKIVSRKDLYNEGEGLGEDYDSNSSSKNNSEHVEVLVPPTEFEFVEVERTDSSLDLKESNNSAHEQKEEKQEEFEFPLFSFGVVEASTSPAQEEQGSSTQEKDTPQTEVSLMKISLKEPEEEIINQERPKDYYFASYSADQKLQFQQSSIDYDVIIQESTKILEDDLRIRDKWPYCQGRIIDLYKHNARIELEQQKELKIKKRRPGQKQRAAKKLALERTKERDTKAREIKKQLKKKFHKRGGKKNKKKVPLNPLAKAGSTPKFRTE; encoded by the exons ATGTCTGAATTTAAGAT AGtatcaagaaaagatcTTTATAATGAAGGAGAGGGATTAGGAGAAGATTATGATTCCAATAGTAGtagtaaaaataatagtGAGCATGTAGAGGTATTAGTACCGCCAACAGAATTTGAATTCGTTGAAGTTGAAAGAACCGACTCATCATTAGATCTCAAAGAAAGTAATAACAGCGCACATGaacaaaaggaagaaaaacaagaagaattCGAGTTCCCGTTATTTTCGTTTGGTGTGGTTGAAGCATCGACTAGCCCAGCTCAAGAAGAACAAGGTTCATCAACTCAAGAGAAGGATACGCCACAGACTGAAGTAagtttgatgaaaatttcattgaaggaacctgaagaagaaataatcaACCAAGAAAGGCCCAAAGACTACTACTTTGCAAGCTATTCTGCAGACCAAAAGCTGCAATTCCAACAGAGCTCTATCGACTATGATGTGATAATACAAGAAAGTACAAAAATTCTGGAGGATGATCTACGTATTCGTGATAAATGGCCATATTGCCAGGGTCGAATAATAGATCTGTATAAGCACAATGCGAGAATAGAGTTAGAGCAGCAGAAGGAATTGAAGATTAAAAAGAGGAGACCTGGTCAAAAGCAACGTGCAGCCAAAAAACTGGCACTTGAAAGAACCAAGGAGCGTGATACCAAAGCTCGTGAGATAAAGAAacagttgaagaaaaagtttcataAGCGTGgtggaaagaaaaacaaaaaaaaggtaccTTTGAACCCACTGGCAAAAGCTGGCAGTACCCCTAAGTTTAGGACAGAATGA
- the VAC7 gene encoding Vac7p (Integral vacuolar membrane protein; involved in vacuole inheritance and morphology; activates Fab1p kinase activity under basal conditions and also after hyperosmotic shock; targeted to vacuole via AP-3 pathway), with translation MTEEDRKLTVETETVEAPVANNLLLSNNSNVVAPNPSIPSASTSTSPLHREIVDDSVATANTTSNVVQHNLPTIDNNLMDSDATSHNQDHWHSDINRAGTSMSTSDIPTDLHLEHIGSVSSTNNNSNNALINHNPLSSHLSNPSSSLRNKKSSLLVASNPAFASDVELSKKKPAVISNNMPTSNIALYQTARSANIHGPSSTSASKAFRKASAFSNNTAPSTSNNIGSNTPPAPLLPLPSLSQQNKPKIIERPTMHVTNSREILLGENLLDDTKAKNAPANSTTHDNGPVANDGLRIPNHSNADDNENNNKMKKNKNINSGKNERNDDTSKICTTSTKTAPSTAPLGSTDNTQALTASVSSSNADNHNNNKKKTSSNNNGNNSNSASNKTNADIKNSNADLSASTSNNNAINDDSHESNSEKPTKADFFAARLATAVGENEISDSEETFVYESAANSTKNLIFPDSSSQQQQQQQQPPKQQQQQQNHGITSKISAPLLNNNKKLLSRLKNSRHISTGAILNNTIATISTNPNLNSNVMQNNNNLMSGHNHLDELSSIKQEPPHQLQQQQPPMDVQSVDSYTSDNPDSNVIAKSPDKRSSLVSLSKVSPHLLSSTSSNGNTISCPNVATNSQELEPNNDISTKKSLSNSTLRHSSANRNSNYGDNKRPLRTTVSKIFDSNPNGAPLRRYSGVPDHVNLEDYIEQPHNYPTMQNSVKKDEFYNSRNNKFPHGLNFYGDNNVIEEENNGDSSNVNRPQHTNLQHEFIPEDNESDENDIHSMFYYNHKNDLETKPLISDYGEDEDVDDYDRPNATFNSYYGSASNTHELPLHGRMPSRSNNDYYDFMVGNNTGNNNQLNEYTPLRMKRGQRHLSRTNNSIMNGSIHMNGNDDVTHSNINNNDIVGYSPHNFYSRKSPFVKVKNFLYLAFVISSLLMTGFILGFLLATNKELQDVDVVVMDNVISSSDELIFDITVSAFNPGFFSISVSQVDLDIFAKSSYLKCDSNGDCTVMEQERKILQITTNLSLVEESANNDISGGNIETVLLGTAKKLETPLKFQGGAFNRNYDVSVSSVKLLSPGSREAKHENDDDDDDDGDDGDDENNTNERQYKSKPNARDDKEDDTKKWKLLIKHDYELIVRGSMKYEVPFFNTQKSTAIQKDSMVHPGKK, from the coding sequence ATGACAGAAGAAGATAGAAAGCTCACTGTAGAGACAGAAACAGTTGAGGCACCCGTGGCAAATAATCTTTTATTGTCGAATAACAGTAATGTAGTAGCACCTAATCCTTCTATTCCCTCTGCCTCCACATCTACCTCTCCGCTACACAGGGAAATAGTTGATGATTCTGTCGCTACTGCTAACACCACCAGCAACGTTGTACAGCATAATTTGCCCACCATAGATAACAATTTAATGGATTCCGATGCCACGTCACATAATCAAGATCATTGGCATTCAGACATAAACAGGGCAGGAACATCAATGTCAACGAGTGATATCCCAACAGATTTACATTTAGAACATATCGGCTCTGTTTCATCAactaataataatagtaacaATGCCCTAATCAACCACAACCCTCTGTCATCTCATCTTTCCAATCCGTCATCTTCATTACGAAACAAGAAGAGCTCTTTGTTGGTAGCTTCTAACCCTGCGTTTGCTTCAGATGTTGAACTCTCGAAGAAGAAACCTGCCGTCATCTCCAATAATATGCCTACAAGTAACATTGCCCTTTATCAAACAGCGAGATCGGCGAATATTCATGGTCCATCATCAACTTCCGCATCTAAAGCGTTCAGAAAGGCTTCGGCCTTCTCCAATAACACGGCACCCAGCACTAGTAATAACATCGGCTCGAATACACCTCCAGCTCCTCTTTTACCTCTACCTTCACTATCACAACAAAATAAgccaaaaataatagaGAGGCCCACAATGCACGTCACTAATTCAAGAGAAATACTTTTAGGTGAAAACCTGTTAGATGATACAAAGGCGAAGAATGCTCCCGCGAATTCAACCACACACGATAATGGTCCAGTAGCAAATGATGGGCTGCGTATACCGAATCACTCGAACGcagatgataatgaaaataacaacaaaatgaagaagaataaaaacATTAATAGTGGGAAAAATGAACGTAATGATGACACCAGCAAAATATGCACTACATCTACTAAAACAGCGCCTTCAACCGCACCTTTGGGCAGTACAGACAATACTCAGGCTCTCACTGCTAGTGTCTCCAGCAGTAATGCTGACAATCAcaataataacaagaagaaaaccagcagcaacaacaacggCAATAACAGTAATAGTGCATCCAATAAAACCAATGCCGATATCAAGAATTCTAACGCCGACTTGAGCGCTTCTACCTCTAACAATAATGCAATAAATGACGACTCACATGAGAGTAATTCAGAAAAACCAACAAAGGCGGATTTTTTCGCTGCAAGGCTGGCTACAGCTGTAggtgaaaatgaaattagTGATTCTGAGGAAACATTTGTTTATGAATCGGCAGCTAATTCGACTAAAAACCTAATATTTCCTGACTCCTCCAGccagcagcagcagcagcaacagcaacctccaaaacaacagcaacagcaacaaaatCATGGAATAACCTCAAAGATAAGCGCCCCATTGCTaaacaataacaaaaaattattaagCCgactgaaaaattcaagacaTATTAGCACTGGTGCCATATTGAATAACACAATCGCGACTATAAGCACAAATCCGAACTTGAATTCTAATGTGATGCAGAACAATAACAATCTGATGTCGGGACACAATCACCTGGACGAGTTGAGCAGTATAAAACAGGAGCCACCGCATCAATtgcagcagcagcaaccACCAATGGATGTACAATCGGTAGATTCGTATACCTCTGACAACCCAGACAGCAATGTTATTGCCAAGTCGCCTGATAAGAGGTCAAGCTTAGTATCCCTATCTAAAGTTTCTCCACATTTACTTTCATCCACATCAAGCAACGGTAACACAATATCGTGTCCCAATGTTGCCACAAATTCGCAGGAATTGGAACCAAACAATGATATTTCAACGAAGAAATCTCTTTCCAATTCTACTTTGAGACATTCCTCTGCTAATAGAAATTCTAATTATGGTGACAACAAAAGGCCTCTTAGAACAACAGTGTCAAAGATATTTGATTCAAACCCTAATGGAGCTCCTTTACGGAGATACTCTGGGGTACCGGATCACGTTAATCTAGAAGATTACATCGAACAGCCGCATAATTATCCAACAATGCAAAATAGTGTGAAAAAGGATGAATTTTATAACAGCAGGAACAATAAGTTTCCCCATGGTTTAAACTTTTATGGTGATAACAATGTTattgaagaggaaaataatGGTGACTCGTCTAATGTAAATCGACCGCAACACACTAACCTTCAGCATGAGTTTATTCCAGAAGATAACGAAAGTGATGAAAACGATATTCACTCCATGTTTTATTATAATCATAAGAACGATTTAGAAACAAAACCGCTAATATCCGATTAtggtgaagatgaagacgTAGATGATTATGATCGCCCAAATGCTACTTTCAACAGTTACTATGGCTCAGCATCCAACACGCACGAACTTCCATTACATGGAAGGATGCCTTCAAGATCAAATAATGATTACTACGATTTTATGGTTGGCAACAATACTGGCAATAACAACCAATTGAATGAATATACCCCCTTAAGAATGAAACGTGGTCAAAGACACCTATCAAGAACAAACAATAGCATAATGAATGGTAGCATCCATATGAATGGTAACGATGACGTTACCCATTccaatatcaataataacGATATTGTTGGTTACTCACCGCACAACTTTTACTCAAGGAAGTCCCCATTTGTGAAAgtaaagaattttctttatcttgCATTTGTTATATCATCACTATTGATGACAGGATTCATTCTGGGATTTTTATTGGCCACTAATAAAGAACTACAAGATGTAGACGTGGTAGTGATGGATAATGTGATTTCAAGTTCGGACGAGTTGATCTTCGACATCACAGTAAGTGCTTTTAATCCAGGATTCTTCAGTATAAGCGTTTCCCAAGTCGATTTGGACATTTTTGCAAAAAGTTCTTACCTGAAGTGCGATTCTAATGGTGACTGTACAGTAATGGAACAGGAACGGaaaattttacaaataACGACAAATCTTTCGTTAGTTGAAGAGAGTGCTAATAATGATATTAGTGGTGGGAACATAGAGACGGTATTACTAGGAACCGCTAAAAAACTAGAGACACCATTAAAGTTCCAGGGCGGCGCATTTAATAGGAACTACGATGTGTCAGTCTCGAGTGTCAAGCTTTTAAGTCCTGGGTCTCGTGAAGCCAAGCACGAAAacgacgatgatgacgatgatgatggcGACGATGGTGACGATGAAAACAATACTAATGAAAGACAATACAAAAGCAAACCAAATGCTAGAGATgacaaagaagatgataCTAAAAAATGGAAGCTACTAATCAAGCATGATTACGAATTGATAGTCCGTGGAAGCATGAAGTATGAGGTgccctttttcaatacgCAAAAATCTACGGCTATTCAAAAGGATTCCATGGTCCATCCTGGTAAGAAGTGA
- the COX5A gene encoding cytochrome c oxidase subunit Va (Subunit Va of cytochrome c oxidase; cytochrome c oxidase is the terminal member of the mitochondrial inner membrane electron transport chain; Cox5Ap is predominantly expressed during aerobic growth while its isoform Vb (Cox5Bp) is expressed during anaerobic growth; COX5A has a paralog, COX5B, that arose from the whole genome duplication) produces the protein MLRNTFTRAGGLSRITSVRFAQTHALSNAAVMDLQSRWENMPSTEQQDIVSKLSERQKLPWAQLTEPEKQAVWYISYGEWGPRRPVLNKGDSSFIAKGVAAGLLFSVGLFAVVRMAGGQDAKTMNKEWQLKSDEYLKSKNANPWGGYSQVQSK, from the coding sequence ATGTTACGTAACACTTTTACTAGAGCTGGTGGACTATCACGTATTACATCCGTAAGATTCGCTCAAACACATGCTCTTTCCAACGCTGCTGTAATGGATCTGCAATCCAGATGGGAGAACATGCCCTCCACTGAGCAGCAGGATATTGTCAGTAAGTTGAGTGAACGTCAAAAATTACCATGGGCACAGCTTACTGAGCCTGAAAAGCAAGCTGTGTGGTACATTTCTTACGGAGAATGGGGCCCAAGAAGACCTGTATTGAATAAGGGTGATTCCAGTTTTATTGCCAAAGGTGTTGCTGCAGGCCTACTATTTTCAGTGGGACTTTTTGCTGTCGTCAGGATGGCGGGTGGCCAAGACGCAAAGACCATGAATAAGGAGTGGCAGCTAAAGAGTGACGAATATTTGAAGTCGAAGAATGCTAATCCTTGGGGTGGTTATTCTCAGGTCCAATCTAAATGA